The Punica granatum isolate Tunisia-2019 chromosome 4, ASM765513v2, whole genome shotgun sequence genome has a window encoding:
- the LOC116202328 gene encoding zinc finger CCCH domain-containing protein 15 homolog, giving the protein MGAEAGDQKDQPKPNPMTEAQFLSWKRRKDADASARKAEAARKRTEDIAAGTVQMNGRELFLHEPWVFDNSQY; this is encoded by the exons ATGGGTGCAGAAGCAGGCGACCAGAAGGATCAACCTAAGCCGAATCCCATGACAGAGGCCCAGTTCCTCTCCTGGAAACGCCGAAAG GATGCTGATGCATCTGCAAGAAAAGCCGAAGCTGCCAGAAAACGAACGGAGGATATAGCTGCGGGAACTGTTCAGATGAATGGACGGGAGCTCTTCTTGCATGAACCTTGGGTGTTTGATAACTCTCAGTATTAA